A window from Schistosoma haematobium chromosome 1, whole genome shotgun sequence encodes these proteins:
- a CDS encoding hypothetical protein (EggNog:ENOG410VUGQ~COG:T) produces the protein MLSMYLKLRIVTTIEGFIGTILNLLTLFIVFKTQFGSKSTTLMLRLQTIFDCTACFLYAMYSATENENLLNNKNPTDISFINELLCYLWSYNIAFWSGVILSVQNIVCISIDRFIAVLFPIIYKTHQLLLIIIFITYQLGMIGLLFTPIIFFRRFDNDTCIYVPGPNGIDSSTYIAFRGYTWLSFQYIIPVLIITISHLSIIIELKKRQYQSKTLRPIEVSLRNKGCELNEQKKLNKLVLITAIMSGQQATLHLYESIRYFLTMLNIVIFGYGTIGQQMGPFLIVLSSCINPCIIIGTTVSVRRRFSHYLHEIWIKIRRG, from the coding sequence atgttatCAATGTATTTAAAACTTCGTATTGTTACAACTATTGAAGGATTTATTGGGactatattaaatttattaacattatttattgtatttaaaacaCAGTTTGGTTCAAAATCTACAACTTTAATGTTAAGATTACAGACAATATTTGATTGTACTGCATGCTTTTTATATGCAATGTATTCAGCAacagaaaatgaaaatttactaaataataaaaatccaaCTGATATTTCATTTATCAATGAATTATTATGTTATTTATGGTCATATAATATTGCATTTTGGTCTGGTGTTATATTAAGTGTTCAGAATATTGTATGTATTTCAATTGATCGATTCATAGCAGTTCTATTcccaattatttataaaacacatcaattattattaattataatatttattacttatcAATTAGGCATGATAGGATTATTATTTACACCAATAATATTTTTTAGACGTTTCGATAATGATACATGTATTTATGTACCTGGACCAAATGGTATTGATTCATCAACATACATTGCTTTTCGTGGATATACATGGTTATCATTTCAGTATATAATTCCAGTATTGATTATTACAATTAGTCATCTTTCAATTATAATAGAATTAAAAAAGAGACAATATCAATCTAAAACTCTTAGACCGATTGAAGTTTCATTACGGAATAAAGGATGTGAATTGAATGAACAAAAAAAGTTGAATAAATTAGTCCTTATAACAGCAATAATGTCTGGTCAACAAGCTACATTACATTTATATGAATCTATACGTTATTTTTTGACTAtgttaaatattgtaatttttgGTTATGGTACTATTGGACAACAAATGGGTCCATTTTTAATAGTATTAAGTAGTTGTATTAATCCATGTATCATTATTGGAACAACAGTATCAGTACGTAGACGATTTTCACATTATCTGCATGAAATTTGGATAAAAATTAGACGAGGTTAA
- a CDS encoding hypothetical protein (EggNog:ENOG410VUGQ~COG:T) — protein MLSMYLKLRIVTTIEGFIGTILNLLTLFIVFKTQFGSKSTTLMLRLQTIFDCTACFLYAMYSATENENLLNNKNPTDISFINELLCYLWSYNIAFWSGVILSVQNIVCISIDRFIAVLFPIIYKTHQLLLIIIFITYQLGMIGLLFTPIIFFRRFDNDTCIYVPGPNGIDSSTYIAFRGYTWLSFQYIIPVLIITISHLSIIIELKKRQYQSKTLRPIEVSLRNKGCELNEQKKLNKLVLITAIMSGQQATLHLYESIRYFLTMLNIVIFGYGTIGQQMGPFLIVLSSCINPCIIIGTTVSVRRRFSHYLHEIWIKIRRDNVIQKKEIQVLNGYIN, from the exons atgttatCAATGTATTTAAAACTTCGTATTGTTACAACTATTGAAGGATTTATTGGGactatattaaatttattaacattatttattgtatttaaaacaCAGTTTGGTTCAAAATCTACAACTTTAATGTTAAGATTACAGACAATATTTGATTGTACTGCATGCTTTTTATATGCAATGTATTCAGCAacagaaaatgaaaatttactaaataataaaaatccaaCTGATATTTCATTTATCAATGAATTATTATGTTATTTATGGTCATATAATATTGCATTTTGGTCTGGTGTTATATTAAGTGTTCAGAATATTGTATGTATTTCAATTGATCGATTCATAGCAGTTCTATTcccaattatttataaaacacatcaattattattaattataatatttattacttatcAATTAGGCATGATAGGATTATTATTTACACCAATAATATTTTTTAGACGTTTCGATAATGATACATGTATTTATGTACCTGGACCAAATGGTATTGATTCATCAACATACATTGCTTTTCGTGGATATACATGGTTATCATTTCAGTATATAATTCCAGTATTGATTATTACAATTAGTCATCTTTCAATTATAATAGAATTAAAAAAGAGACAATATCAATCTAAAACTCTTAGACCGATTGAAGTTTCATTACGGAATAAAGGATGTGAATTGAATGAACAAAAAAAGTTGAATAAATTAGTCCTTATAACAGCAATAATGTCTGGTCAACAAGCTACATTACATTTATATGAATCTATACGTTATTTTTTGACTAtgttaaatattgtaatttttgGTTATGGTACTATTGGACAACAAATGGGTCCATTTTTAATAGTATTAAGTAGTTGTATTAATCCATGTATCATTATTGGAACAACAGTATCAGTACGTAGACGATTTTCACATTATCTGCATGAAATTTGGATAAAAATTAGACGAG ACAATGTGATTCAAAAGAAGGAAATTCAAGTGTTGAATGGTTATATCAACTAA